The window GTTCGATCGGTTTTCTGGCTGGGGTTACATCCACGCCAATGGAAGCCAGCCAACCTTCTGGATGGCAGAAATCGTTCTGCATGTCGATGACCAACAGGGCTGCTTTGGCCAAATCCAGTCGCAGTTCTTTAGTATCTGCGGGTAATGTAAGCAGGCGTGGTGGTAAAGACGGACGGGTGAGGTCTGCGATCGTAGCATTCACAGCCCAGGTGTTAGGAGGAACACCCAATTGACGGAGTGTAAAACTCATACCGTTTCTGTTGAAGATTGCAACATGATGATACAAACTTGTTGCTAATGGGCATGCTTCAATTCAAGGTTAGTCTTTTCTTCCCGATCAAGGAGAATTCTAGACTACAGCCTGAGGCTCATTTAACGGAATGAACCCTTGCTTGGCTTTTAATCTGCAGCACACACAGGACAGTCACGTGGATTTCACCATTCAAAATGCCTTAGTTCCCTTTGATACTGGCTATCAGGAAGTTGATGTTCAAATTCAAGCAGGAAGAATTACCGCGATCGGCTCCTCTCTAACAGTCATAGGAACAGCGATCGAGGCCCGTAATAAGTTGCTGCTCCCCGGATTTGTCAATGCCCATACCCACTCCTCAGAAATGTGGCAGCGAGGGCTGGTCCATCCCTATCCCCTGGAACTATGGATTGGTGAGCTGTATGATTTTGTGCCCCTGGAACCAGAGCAGGTTTACCTGAGTGCCCTGGGTACGGCTGTGGAAACGTTGCTCACGGGTGGAACTACGGTTGTCGATCACCTGGTGCCCATTCCGGGGCTGGAAATGGAGACAGTTGCTGCAGTTGAGCGAGCCTATCGAGAAGTTGGAATTCGCGCTTTTGTCGCCCCTCTGCTGCAGGATGAATCTCTGCCAGCCAGCCTGCCCTCTGGGGGCTATGAGGTTAGCCATCCTCCCTATATTCGGAATACGGCAACCACGCTTGAGTTAATCCAGGCTGTGGTGGATCAGTTCCATCGCCCAGCAGAAGGTATCTTTGTCGCTACAGCTCCAACGGGGATGCAACTCTGTTCCGATGCCCTGTTTGAGGGATTTGGAGCCTTGAGCGATCGCTATAACCTCTGTCGCCATACCCACTTGCTGGAAACGAAAGCCCAACAGATGTTGGCCCAGGAAAAATATGGTTGCAGTGCGGTGGAGCATCTCAAGCACCTGAATTTTCTCGGCCCCCGGACCTCTCTGGCCCACTGTGTCTGGCTCACCGATCGGGATATTGAGATTCTGGCTGAGACCCAATCTACGGTCGTGCACAATCCCCTCAGCAATCTGCGTCTCGGAAGTGGGATTGCTCCAGTGCTGAAGTATTTACAGGCTGGGGTTAATGTTTCCTTTGGTTGTGATGGATCCGCCAGTAATGATTCTCAGGATCTGCTGGAAGCGATCAAAATTGGCTCTATTCTGCACAATGTTACTGATCTGGACTACCGCCACTGGATTTCCCCCCGACAGGCCGTGGAAATGGCAGCGCTAGGGGGAGCGAAAGGGCTGGGCCTGGCGGATCAGATCGGGACGGTGGAAGTGGGGAAACAGGCGGATCTGGTGCTGTATGATCTGAAGAATTTGTCTCTGCTGCCCCGGACTGATCCGATCGGGCTGCTGGTCCTGGGGCGTCCTACCCAGGTGGTAGACAGTGTTTGGGTCAGGGGGAATCGGGTGGTTGCAGAGGGGCAGGTCACCACAGTGGATGTGGGGCAACTGCAACAACAACTGTTTGAGCGCAGCCAGTGGACCTACAATCGACAATCATCCTCGGTCCCTCAGATGGAAGCCCACTATCGGGCGGTCATGGGCTTGCCGGAGTAGGGGGTTGTTTCTTCGGAAGGTTGCCCGATCGGATCGAACTGAAAAGTGAGACTGAAAGCGCCCAGAAAAATTAAATCCCCTCCCCTGAGGGGCTGACGTTGGAGTACCTGGAGAGTGTTCACAAACAATCCATTGGTGCTACCCAGGTCAATCAGATAGAATCCCTGACTGGGAACATATTGAATCGCAGCATGGCTACGGGAAACCTGGGGATCGTGGATGGGAATATCGGCTTTGTGATGACGACCAATCACCCAGTTTAAATCGGGCTTCACCAAGGTTCTGAATTCACCCTTGGGTAGATTTGTCTCCAGATAGGCTTGCTGTTCCTGGATTACACCCCGAATGTACCAGTCCACGGATTCAGTGGCTTCCACATAGGATAGGGTTTCATCCTGGGACAGGATCTCATCCTCGGGCTGGCTGTTGACAATTTTGATCAAAACCTGATTTGTTTGCTGCTCGTTTTCCAGGGCTTTAGCCTGGGAAGCAGACAAAAACTGATGGTCCTGATCCCCCAGATTTTTGCCAGCAGCCCAGGCCAGGGCATTCTGTAGGACCATCCCCTGGAGTAAAAATTCGTCCCCTCTGGTTTCAAGCCAGGTCTTTAAGGCCGCTCCATAGGGTCGCAGGTTGGCCAGAGCTTCATCTACCCATTCCAGATTGAAAACCGCTGCATAGATCCGGTTATAGACCTGAAGTTTGCCCTGGCTAGTGACGACCAGACCCGACAGGCGCAGTTCCGTTTGTTCCGTACTGTCGTCTGCTGGAACTTCCCCTTGCTCCAGAATCCGGCGGTACAGCCCCAACAGTTGGTTGGTCCGCTGTTCACTGCGCAGGATTCGATCGCGGATGGTGCGGAGGTGCTCTGGTTCATCCTGCGACTCCCAGTTGGTAATCAGGTAAGTCTGGACAATGCTGGTCACGAATTGCTTGGAGGCGCTAGATTTTGGGGATGTAAAAGAGGGGGTTGCCTTCTCTCCCCGGCGTTTCTGCTCGATCGCCTGAGCCACTAACTTACAGAGTTTCTGGGTCAGAAAGGGTTGGCCACCTGTCCAGAGAAGGATTTCAGCCATAGTTGCAGTAGGGTTCTCAACCTGATTGACCAGACCTTGAGCCAGGGGATTGGCTTCTTCCAGACGAAACCCGGTGAGTTCGATCGCCCGTCCAATATTAAAGGGGGTTCGACTCTTGTCCTGAATCAGATTTGAGGGGGTAGCGACCCCAAATAGGGCAAAGGTGAGGCGACGATATCCGGGCTTATCAGCGCGACTGTTATAGCAGGAGCGAATCACTGCAAAAAAGTCGTCCTTGAAGCCCAGTCTCAGGACGCTATCAATCTCATCGACAAAAATCACAATCTTGCGATCGGGAATTCGAGTCAGGATTTCTCCTCGGAGAATTTCGCTGAAGCGATGGACAGGAGAC of the Leptolyngbya sp. 'hensonii' genome contains:
- a CDS encoding amidohydrolase, translated to MDFTIQNALVPFDTGYQEVDVQIQAGRITAIGSSLTVIGTAIEARNKLLLPGFVNAHTHSSEMWQRGLVHPYPLELWIGELYDFVPLEPEQVYLSALGTAVETLLTGGTTVVDHLVPIPGLEMETVAAVERAYREVGIRAFVAPLLQDESLPASLPSGGYEVSHPPYIRNTATTLELIQAVVDQFHRPAEGIFVATAPTGMQLCSDALFEGFGALSDRYNLCRHTHLLETKAQQMLAQEKYGCSAVEHLKHLNFLGPRTSLAHCVWLTDRDIEILAETQSTVVHNPLSNLRLGSGIAPVLKYLQAGVNVSFGCDGSASNDSQDLLEAIKIGSILHNVTDLDYRHWISPRQAVEMAALGGAKGLGLADQIGTVEVGKQADLVLYDLKNLSLLPRTDPIGLLVLGRPTQVVDSVWVRGNRVVAEGQVTTVDVGQLQQQLFERSQWTYNRQSSSVPQMEAHYRAVMGLPE
- a CDS encoding AAA-like domain-containing protein; amino-acid sequence: MDRPYDYQVGGSLPLDAPTYVTRRADRDLYEGLKAGEFCYILNSRQMGKSSLRVQTMQRLQADGIACAVIDLTAVGSQDITPNQWYAGLTYTLLSGLDLLDQVDINAWWIRYDFLSPVHRFSEILRGEILTRIPDRKIVIFVDEIDSVLRLGFKDDFFAVIRSCYNSRADKPGYRRLTFALFGVATPSNLIQDKSRTPFNIGRAIELTGFRLEEANPLAQGLVNQVENPTATMAEILLWTGGQPFLTQKLCKLVAQAIEQKRRGEKATPSFTSPKSSASKQFVTSIVQTYLITNWESQDEPEHLRTIRDRILRSEQRTNQLLGLYRRILEQGEVPADDSTEQTELRLSGLVVTSQGKLQVYNRIYAAVFNLEWVDEALANLRPYGAALKTWLETRGDEFLLQGMVLQNALAWAAGKNLGDQDHQFLSASQAKALENEQQTNQVLIKIVNSQPEDEILSQDETLSYVEATESVDWYIRGVIQEQQAYLETNLPKGEFRTLVKPDLNWVIGRHHKADIPIHDPQVSRSHAAIQYVPSQGFYLIDLGSTNGLFVNTLQVLQRQPLRGGDLIFLGAFSLTFQFDPIGQPSEETTPYSGKPMTAR